The Ananas comosus cultivar F153 linkage group 6, ASM154086v1, whole genome shotgun sequence genome segment TCCGATTCAGCCGCGCCGGAAAGGCGGTCTCCTACGGGGAAGTCATGGGGGACGCATTCGGGAACGTCGGCCGGACGCTGCTTCAGATCTGCGTCGTCGTGAATAATATTGGAGTGATGATTGTGTACATGATTATTATTGGTATACACACTCTCATTGAGATACATATCTTTACTTTCCTAAAGCTTTTCTTATAGGTGTTTATATCATTGTTATCTACCTTTCTTACTTTCTCTGCacaatttaattgatttagcAATTGCGTGTCGCTATTATATATAGCATTTTCTACTCCATCAGCAATAGTTAGGTGTTCTGCAAGCAAAAAACCAAGAGCTTTTGAAGCTTTTGTTTGCGCTAGGAAGCTGGAATGAGTTTTTGGCTTTTCAGGCTTGTGCTACTAGCAGTAGCAAGAAGCACTTTTGTAGAAGCTCCAGCTGTACCGAACAGGCCTTGATTAGTTGCTAGTCGTCTAGTCGTAGATTCTATTGTTGCATCCTAGAACAATTTAAAGAGGTTATTTATGTTCCTTATTACTTAATTTGCTTTTGAGGTTCTTCTTAGTGAAAAGCCTTAATAGTATCCTAAATTCTTGCTTCACGTGGAGTGTTCTTGCCTTAACTAGCCTGAAGCACTATTTACTTTCTTAAGCATGTTTCTTTTTGAGTTGCTATCAATAATTATGCTGTTTTAGGAAGTTGAGTGTTGTTGCTTTCTtcatataagatatatatatatttttttttaggttgAAACTATCTGCTTCTTTAATTACTGACCTAAGCTGTAATCTTAAGGTGATGTGCTATCTGGAACTTCTTCTAGTGGTGAACACCATTTTGGTGTCTTGGAAGGATGGTTTGGGGCACAGTGGTGGAACAGCCGTTTCTTTGTTCTTCTAGTGACCACACTTCTAGTGTTTACTCCACTTGCAACCTTCAAGCGTGTAGGTAAGTGTAGCTGCGCTTTGTCCCTAGATGCCTTGGACCGTCCTATAATTGGAGGGACCGaaagcaaaacaaaaataaaagaaacagaaaaaacataaaaatgcCATGCATGAGCTATTACCTCCTTATTTTCTCAGACTCACATCTTGGGTTTTCTTTCTTGTCTTGCAGATTCGTTGAGATACACATCTGCCGTATCGGTTGCACTTGCAGTTGTTTTTGTTGTAATTACTGCTGGAATTGCTATTGTGAAGTTGATAAGTGGAAGCATTAGCATGCCAAAGTTGTTTCCTCAGCTACCTGATTTGGCTTCCGTCTGGAACCTTTTCACAGCTGTTCCGGTTCTTGTCACCGCTTATATCTGCCATTACAACGGTACTAAAGATAGAATTGGCTATGTAATTTTGGCACGACATATGTAGGTCCATCAGAAAAGTATAATCTGTCACACGCTTAGCATTATCTATTTCTTTTCGTATCATAAATCTTAGGTGAAATTTGTACTGAGACCCTAATAATAGGCCATTTTGAGAGAAATTTCTGAACTTATTTTTTTGATCAAcaccgaaaaaaataaaaaagaaacaaagttaATTGTTTATGTGTGTGGGTAGGGGTGGGGGTGTCTAGAACTTCACCTATCATATTTCTCCATTTAATGCTGTTCGCGATATTTGAAGTATGATTTTTCACTTTGCAGTTCACTCAATAGACAATGAGCTGGAGGATTCTTCCCAGATAAAACCTATCGTGCGCACATCACTTCTCCTCTGTTCAACTGTATATATTACCACAAGCTTCTTTGGCTTTCTTCTTTTTGGTGATAACACCCTCGACGATGTACTCGCCAACTTCGATTCCAACCTTGGCATCCCCTACAGCTCGGTTCTCAATGACGCAGTTCGAGTTAGCTATGCTGTCCACCTAATGCTTGTATTTCCCATCATATTCCATGCTTTGAGGCTTAACTTGGATGGCCTCCTCTTTCCCTATGCAAGGTCTTTATCTTCTGATAACTGGAGATTTGCCCTAATTACTGCAGTACCTCTTTTAGCCATTTTCTTGGCTGCGAACTTTATACCCAGCATATGGGATGCCTTCCAATTTACTGGTGCGACTGCTGCTGTTTGTATTGCCTTCATTTTCCCTGCGGCCATTACTCTCAGGTTAGTTCTTGCAGTTCATCGGGACCGTGTTATACTATCACCTTCTCTTTACTTGTCTGAAGTCATTCTAGTTCTTTCTTGCAAGCCTAAATTTTCTGCTATTGAGAGCTTCCTCTCTTTGCCGACCACTTTTCAGGGACCGCCACGGCGTTGCAACGAGATGGGATAAAGTATTGTCTGTTTTTATGATTGTTCTCGCCGTCCTGTCAAATGCAGTTGCTGTGTATAGTGATGCTTATTCCCTATTTAAGAAGAGCAAGGGCTCCCAGTCTTAAACTACACGTATCCTCTTCATAGTCGATAAAATTTGTGGTGTCTAGTAGCTGCCATGCATATGTATGTTGATAAAACTGTATTTTAGCACAATAAGTGATCCTAGTGTAATTATGTTACGTGAGTTTAATCATTTATTTAGTTAACTCAACCTTGCAGGTTGAGTTACATCCTCCACTGTGTGGTAGGATGCATGTATTATCTTTAGGTTTCGGTAAGGGTTTTTATGCAATCGAAAGTATTAAGACATGTATATGATTCCAAGTTTGGGTGTTGTAATAGAAGTTTGATTTGGAATTGTAAACTTGGTTCtattattttggtttttttttttttttttttctgtcactTCACCTCATTGTTTTAGAAGGACATTTTAtagaattttgtttttgttttttttttaacactccTACAAATGCAAAATGATGAGAAACTTGGATCTGAAACTGATGTGGATAACAAACACATAATGGTCTTCAAAGTTCTCTGATTGCCTTCTGTTGAACTGGGGCTGGCATTTGACAATTAAGAGCTCTCTGTTTTTTCTTAACTATTGTAAATATTCTTGTTGTTTAAATTCACATTCGACCTTATTTTCGCCACTTCTTTATCTAGTAATTTAgagcattattttttattcccgTCCTTCTTTGTCGGTGCTTGCTTTCGTCCAACTACTTGTTTAGCCTAGaataatttgagtttaaaaaaaaaaaatagaagctttAAAGTTATCAATCAGAAACATCAAGTATCCATTTTGAAATGGTGGAATACAATTGAGCGTAACTCAAAATATCGTATAAGTTCACATAAATGTTTAGTAAGCAGGCTTTGAGTGAAAAAGTTAAGCTAGACTTAGGTGTTTAAGTTAGGCCAATTTTACTTCttcatgttttaattaaaaaaataaaaaaataaatttaattcgaataaaataTCTATTGAGTTCGGATTCAACTTCTAATCCAATCTCCTAgaccggattggaaaaagagcTGAGTGGGGCGGAAATCGGAATCAGAGTGAGACTCCCGCATACGAAATATCTACAAATAGAtttatccattccgattccgattttaTGGTGGAAGAGaatcgaaccaaacacgcccttattattattttgatattattttttatgtttaatgtTTTTAAATTACTATTTGAAGGTCTATGGTTTGAAAGGTAATATTAAAAACCAGTGCTGTAGAGACAGATATCGTttcatttataataaaaaattagtatttaaatttgtgatttttaatGAATTATATTATCGTTTGAAAAGCTTTATTATGATTGTTTTTAATGAGGCGGTGTATGAGATATACTTATACACCAGGTGCAAGCAACAATTTCCCCTATTtacagtagttttttttttttttttaacttaaacttATTTGGTCAAATCTTCAATTCCGAGTGGGATTCAATTTCGACTCACCGTAGGATTCGACTTCACCAAAGCCTATAAATATATCCCCTCAAACCAATCCTTCCCACCGTAGGATTCGACTTCACCAAAGCCTATAAATATATCCCCTCAAACCAATCCTTCCCACCGTAGGATTCGACTTCACCGAAGCCTATAAATANTCCCACCGTAGGATTCGACTTCACCAAAGCCTATAAATATATCCCCTCAAACCAATCCTTCCCACCGTAGGATTCGACTTCACCGAAGCCTATAAATATATACCCTCAAACCAATCCTTCGCATTCTCTTGTCTTCTGCGTCTTGGCTCTCTCCCATGGCGAATTTCAATTTTCCTGATCGCATCGTCGAcgatccctctcctccttcCCTGCAGTGCACAGAGCTAGGGTTTGGTGCCATCGATTTGAATGCTGATCCCGATTGTGGTTCAGGAGGCGACGATCTCTGTTCTCCCTCGCCACGGTGCATGGAGCTAGGGTCTGGTGCCATTGCTGGGACAATCGATTTAAATGTGGATCCCGGTTATGGTTCCCCGCCGAGGTGTGTGAAACTAGGGTTTGGTGCCAGTGCTGGgataattgatttgaatatggATCCTGATTGTGGTTCACGAGTCGGCGATCCCTGTCCTCCCTCACTGCAGTGCACGGAGCTAGGGTTTGCTGCTGGTGCTGGGATAATCGATTTGAATGTGGATCCCGATTGTGGCTCCCTACCGAGGTGCGTAGAGCGATTCGATGTGAATGCGGAGGTttctgattctgatttcgaTTTGAAAGCAGAGGTTTCTGATTCTTGTGACCTCTTTGTGGGGCGGAGGAGCCCCGCCTCTAATTCGATCGCGTTCTCTAGAGCACGGTTCAGCATTGTGGAGGCTTTGGAGGTCGGCAAAATTGACTCCTATTTCGGTTCAGAGGAGTTCTCTCGTGCGCTATCGGGTTTCGCCGCCCTGCAGCCGATCTCAATGGCGCTGCCGTTTGATCATTCGACGACCcgggacgaggaggaggaatGCCGCACGCCGATCGATCGAGAAAGCAGGCTGGCATTCGAAGTCACCAGCTGCCCGCCGGCTCCGAAGAAGCCGCCAAGAGCGCCTTCGTGCAAGCGCAGGCTGCTGGAGCTGGAGCTCGTAAGCGTGAGGCTCGAAGAGATCGAGAGTTGGCTCCGGTCCAAGGAATGCGGCGCGAAGAGGCCGCGGCAGCCGCAGAGTGGTAGCTTTTAGCAGTTCGTTTTCTTCTGCGATGATACTGTGTAGGTGTAGCTTTTCTTGATGTTTAGTACATGTTTTATGTATGTAACGGACAAGTAGATGAGTGATACTCGGCGGTTGTTAACGAACCAGTTATTGTTTGGTTATTTTACTTAAAGATTGGTGCTTTGCTATTAATCTAAGTTTAAACATTTCAAACTTTGTTCTGCTTGATGTTTGCTTTAAAGAGACCGTGAAATACATCCTTAGAACATATAGCAATGAAAACtgctttctatttttttttccattttttgtgATGCAGCAAACAGTTTAAGCCAAATTGAATGAAACTTTTTGCCTCTTCCCACCACAAAAAAAATCTACTGTTATTATATCCTCTACTAAATCCATAATAATCccgcaattatttttttttttgattaaacagggatttACCCTATTTTTGGAGTACAGtggaacaaagagtaaaatcagCACATACAGAAAAATGAATTACATAAGTTAAACCCACAATCCAAACTCAATCATCCCCCCCAGGTGGATCTCCAGAACTGTACTTCAGCCTTAATGGATTTTCCCATTTCTTCGTGCGTGACTCGTCGATTGCGAAAGATCCTCGATCCCGCAATTATTAATAATTGCGAAAGATCCCGCAATTATTAATACCTCATTAAACGAAGTGCTATCTTCAATTAAATTCATTATAGTCCACAATTAATACCTCATTTAATGAAGTGTTTTTAGCTATAAAACTTTCAGCGTATGCACCCCTTAATTTGGGAGGGGCAGAACTCAGTGAGAAAATACAATGAACAGTATGGTCAAAACTTTGCAcatcctcctccactgcctACCATTcaccatctccctctcctcgccACAGTCTCTACAGCTTAGAATGATCAACAGTGACTCAATTCGCTCTCCTCTCTACCCTGGAAACCTCACCAGTGAAGAGCTCATGATACGGCTGGCAAACCACTCAACTCTTCGAGCTCAACACGTCGAACTAACCCTCTCTGCACCGCATGCTAGCTACGATACGATGCGTCTCCGACCGCACGTCTTTCCCACACCTAGCAACCTGTATCTGGTGGAAGTCCATGTCGGCACGCCTGCACATTCGCGCTCGAATCTAAGCTGTTCTATTGCCAATATGGAGATAGGTTACAGGGAAATAGAGCAGGAGGTTAATGGTTCAAGACCTTTGATTTGTCTCTGATACCATAAAGAATTTGGCTACT includes the following:
- the LOC109711649 gene encoding uncharacterized protein LOC109711649 → MANFNFPDRIVDDPSPPSLQCTELGFGAIDLNADPDCGSGGDDLCSPSPRCMELGSGAIAGTIDLNVDPGYGSPPRCVKLGFGASAGIIDLNMDPDCGSRVGDPCPPSLQCTELGFAAGAGIIDLNVDPDCGSLPRARFSIVEALEVGKIDSYFGSEEFSRALSGFAALQPISMALPFDHSTTRDEEEECRTPIDRESRLAFEVTSCPPAPKKPPRAPSCKRRLLELELVSVRLEEIESWLRSKECGAKRPRQPQSGSF
- the LOC109711648 gene encoding sodium-coupled neutral amino acid transporter 2-like, which codes for MTIESPNPIEKRGNRKNKQVLDEKVPLLPTKQEENGAFDEFNGASFAGAVFNLSTTVVGAGIMALPATMKVLGLVPGLLLIVFGAFLTEASIEMLVRFSRAGKAVSYGEVMGDAFGNVGRTLLQICVVVNNIGVMIVYMIIIGDVLSGTSSSGEHHFGVLEGWFGAQWWNSRFFVLLVTTLLVFTPLATFKRVDSLRYTSAVSVALAVVFVVITAGIAIVKLISGSISMPKLFPQLPDLASVWNLFTAVPVLVTAYICHYNVHSIDNELEDSSQIKPIVRTSLLLCSTVYITTSFFGFLLFGDNTLDDVLANFDSNLGIPYSSVLNDAVRVSYAVHLMLVFPIIFHALRLNLDGLLFPYARSLSSDNWRFALITAVPLLAIFLAANFIPSIWDAFQFTGATAAVCIAFIFPAAITLRDRHGVATRWDKVLSVFMIVLAVLSNAVAVYSDAYSLFKKSKGSQS